The genomic region GCCGGGGATCGAGCCCAAGGACAAGCAGTGGGTCGAGCGGTGCCAGCCCCTGGCACTCGTCGCCGACACCGCACTGCTGGCCGTCCCCAACGAGTGGGGCAAGCGGGTCCTCGAAGGCCGCCTCGCCCCGCTGATCAGTGATGCCCTCAGCCGGGAATGCGGCCGCCCCATCCGGATCGCCATCACCGTGGACGACTCCGCCGGCGAGCCCGCGCCCCCCGCCCCGCCCGTCCAGCAGCCGGGCGGGTACGAGCCGTACGCCGGCCAGCGCCCCGGCGGAGGCCCCGACGATCAGCTCCCCACCGCCCGCCCCGCCTACCCGGACTACCAGCAGCAGCGCCCCGAGCCCGGCGCCTGGCCCCGGGGCGGTCAGCAGGACGACTACGGCTGGCAGCAGCCCCGCCTCGGCGGATTCCCCGAGCGCGACCCGTACGCCTCCCCGCAGCCGGGCTACCTCCAGCAGCCCGAGCCCTCCGGCTACGACCAGGGCTCCTACGAGCAGCAGCAGTACGAGCAGTCCCCGTACGACTCCCAGCAGCACCAGCCCCATCAGTACGAACAGCAGAAGTACGAACAGCCCGCGCCCCGCCAGGCTCCCGGCCGGCCCTCCCCGGCCCCGGCCCCGTCCGGCGGTTCCTCCTCGGGCCCGCTCGAACCGACCGCCCGGCTGAACCCCAAGTACCTCTTCGACACCTTCGTCATCGGTGCCTCCAACCGCTTCGCGCACGCCGCCGCGGTGGCCGTCGCCGAGGCGCCCGCGAAGGCGTACAACCCCCTTTTCATCTATGGCGAGTCGGGTCTGGGCAAGACGCACCTGCTGCACGCCATCGGGCACTACGCGCGGAGCCTGTACCCCGGCACCCGCGTGCGGTACGTGAGCTCCGAGGAGTTCACCAACGAGTTCATCAACTCCATCCGCGACGGCAAGGGCGACGCGTTCCGCAAGCGCTACCGCGAGATGGACATCCTGCTCGTCGACGACATCCAGTTCCTCGCGAGCAAGGAGTCGACGCAGGAGGAGTTCTTCCACACCTTCAATACGCTCCACAACGCCAACAAGCAGATCGTCCTCTCCTCCGACCGGCCGCCCAAGCAGCTCGTCACCCTGGAGGACAGGCTCCGCAACCGCTTCGAGTGGGGCCTGATCACCGACGTCCAGCCGCCCGAGCTGGAGACCCGCATCGCCATCCTGCGCAAGAAGGCGGTCCAGGAGCAGCTCAACGCCCCGCCGGAGGTACTGGAGTTCATCGCCTCCCGCATCTCGCGCAACATCCGCGAGCTGGAGGGGGCGCTGATCCGGGTCACCGCCTTCGCGAGCCTCAACCGGCAGCCGGTCGACCTGGGCCTGACGGAGGACGTCCTCAAGAACCTGATCCCGGGCGGTGAGGACAGCGCACCGGAGATCACGGCCTCCGACATCATGGCGGCCACCGCCGACTACTTCGGGCTCACCGTGGACGACCTGTGCGGATCCTCGCGCAGCCGGGTCCTGGTGACCGCACGGCAGATCGCCATGTACCTGTGCCGGGAGCTCACGGACCTCTCCCTGCCCAAGATCGGGGCGCAGTTCGGCGGCCGCGACCACACCACCGTCATGCACGCGGACCGCAAGATCCGCGCTCTGATGGCCGAACGCCGCTCCATCTACAACCAGGTCACGGAGCTCACCAACCGCATCAAGAACGCCTGAGCCGACTGCCCCGGACCGCCGGGGAGAGTCACGCCAAGGCCCCTTCAAACGCATTCAGAGGGCGCTCCCGGACCACAACGGGGGCGCCCTTCTTCGTTCGCGCGCCCCTGGCCTGTTCGAATACGCCCCCTCCGGAGCAACTCATCCACAGATTGGGGGACTTTCTTCCGTCCACACCCTGGGGACGGGTTCCGTCGCCCACAATCTGTCCACAGGGGTGCCTCATGAGGCCCCATCAGGCCAGGTCAACGGGCTGTGGAATTGTGCGCAAGCTTCATCCACAGGCTGTGGACAGATTTTTCGTCCACAGCACTGTCCACCACGTTGTCCACCGTCCGCCCACAGCTTCGCCGATCCTGTGCACAGGATCCGATGCCTTCTCCACACCCTTGTCCACTGTTCGGCAACGCACCACCCCATCTCACTGCCCCGAGTGAAAGCCGTCACACGCAGGTGGACGTTTGGGTTGTGGAGTACCGGGGGAAAGCTGGGGACACACCTGTGGAGTAGTCGGGGTCGCCTGGGGACGGCCTGTGCAGAAGTTTTCGTTCTCCACAGAGACACCGTGTTGTCCACCGGTGCCACCCACAGGCTGTGGGGATAAAAAACGGGGGGTGACCTGGGAAAACGGGGTTATCCACCGTTTCCACAGGCCCTACTACTACCCCCATAGAGAGTTAGGCCGGTTTCGGTTTTCAAGCAGGTCCTGTGCACAACTCGGTGGGCAGCCGTCCCAGGCACCTCGCTCCCGACTTGACCGCCAGCCGCACCGACTGTCGGCGCCGTACGTCAGACTGGTCCCCGGCATCGGTCGAGGCATCGACGAGCCGACGACGAAGGCCGGCAGACGAGCGAGCAACAGCAGGAGGCGGTTCCGGTGAAGATCCGGGTGGAGCGCGACGTACTCGCGGAGGCGGTGGCCTGGGCTGCCCGTAGCCTCCCGGCCCGGCCGCCGGTGCCCGTTCTCGCGGGCCTGCTGCTGAAGGCCGAGGAGGGCACGCTGTCCCTCTCCGGCTTCGACTACGAGGTCTCGGCCCGCGTGTCCGTCGAGGCGGACGTCGAGGAGGACGGCACCGTCCTGGTCTCCGGCCGGCTGCTCGCCGACATCTGCCGGGCCCTCCCCAACCGCCCGGTGGAGATTTCCACAGAGGGTGTACGGGCGACCGTGGTCTGCGGCTCCTCGCGATTCACACTCCACACCCTGCCTGTGGAGGAGTACCCGGCGCTGCCGCAGATGCCGACCGCGACCGGCACCGTGCCCGGCGAGGTCTTCGCCTCCGCGGCCGCCCAGGTCGCCATCGCCGCCGGCCGTGACGACACGCTGCCCGTGCTGACCGGTGTCCGCATCGAGATCGAGGGCGACCGCGTCACCCTGGCCTCCACCGACCGCTACCGCTTCGCGGTCCGCGAGTTCCTGTGGAAGCCGGAGAACCCGGACGCCTCCGCCGTGGCCCTGGTGCCCGCGAAGACCCTCCTGGACACCGCCAAGTCCCTGACCAGCGGCGACACGGTCACTCTGGCGCTGTCGGGCTCCGGTGCCGGTGAGGGCCTGATCGGTTTCGAGGGCGCCGGCCGCCGCACCACCACCCGCCTCCTCGAAGGCGACCTGCCGAAGTACCGCACGCTCTTCCCGACGGAGTTCAACTCCATCGCCGTGATCGAGACCGCCCCGTTCGTCGAGGCCGTCAAGCGCGTGGCCCTGGTCGCCGAGCGCAACACCCCGGTGCGCCTGAGCTTCGAGCAGGGCGTGCTGATCCTGGAGGCCGGTTCCAGCGACGACGCACAGGCTGTGGAGCGCGTGGACGCCAAGCTGGAGGGCGACGACATCTCGATTGCCTTCAACCCGACCTTCCTGCTCGACGGACTGAGCGCGATCGACTCGCCCGCCGCGCAGCTCAGCTTCACCACGTCCACCAAGCCGGCGCTGCTCAGCGGCCGCCCGGCGGTCGACGCGGAGGCCGATGAGGCCTACAAGTACCTGATCATGCCGGTACGCCTCTCCGGCTGATTCTTCGCAGGTCAGGCCCGGTCTCGCACACCGCGAGACCGGGCCTGACCACGTTTGGAGCAGCCGGGTAGGGGCACCGCGCGCCCCGTGGAGCCGGGCAGCCGGGCAGCCCGGCCCGGCGTAGGCTCGGGGCCTGGGATGTCCTCCGGGCAAGCAGGGGGCCCCGGCAAAGACGGCCACAACGCTTAAGGAACCACCTGATGGAGCTTGGTCTCGTCGGTCTCGGCAAGATGGGCGGCAACATGCGCGAGCGCATCCGCCGCGCAGGCCACACCGTCATCGGATACGACCGCAACCCGGACCTCGCGGATGTCCACAGCCTGACGGAACTTGTGAACAGCCTGCCGGCCCCCCGCGTGGTGTGGGTGATGGTCCCGGCCGGCGAGGCCACCCAGTCCACCGTCGACGAGCTCGCCGAGCTGCTCTCGATCGGCGACATCGTCGTCGACGGCGGCAACTCCCGCTGGACCGACGACGAGAAGCACGCCGCGGAGCTGGCGGCCAAGGGCATCGGGTTCGTCGACTGCGGTGTCTCCGGCGGCGTGTGGGGCCTGGAGAACGGATACGCGCTGATGTACGGCGGCGAGAAGGACCACGTGGCACGGGTCCAGCCGATCTTCGACGCGCTGAAGCCCGAGGGCGACTTCGGCGCCGTGCACGCCGGCAAGGTCGGTGCGGGCCACTTCGCGAAGATGGTTCACAACGGCATCGAGTACGCCATGATGCAGGCCTACGCCGAGGGCTGGGAGCTCCTGGAGAAGGTGGACTCGGTGACCGACGTCCGCGAGGTCTTCCGCTCCTGGCAGGAAGGCACGGTCATCCGCTCCTGGCTGCTGGACCTGGCCGTGAACGCCCTCGACGAGGACGAGCACCTCGAACAGCTGCGCGGCTTCGCGCAGGACTCAGGCGAGGGCCGCTGGACGGTGGAGGCGGCGATCGACAACGCCGTCCCGCTGCCCGCGATCACCGCCTCGCTGTTCGCGCGGTTCGCGTCGCGCCAGGACGACTCCCCGCAGATGAAGATGATCGCCGCGCTGCGCAACCAGTTCGGCGGCCACGCGGTCGAGAAGGCGTAGCCGAGAAGGCTCCGTCGGGAAGAGACGACGGAGCAGAGAAGAGAACGGTGCAGCTCACAGTGGCTGCACAGCACCACGCAGAGCAGTAGGGAAGCCGGGGGAGGTCGGCGCCGTATGCATGTTTCGCATCTCTCGCTGGCCGACTTCCGCTCGTACGCCCGGGCCGAGGTTCCCCTCGACCCGGGCGTCACGGCTTTCGTGGGCCCCAACGGGCAGGGGAAGACCAACCTCGTCGAGGCCATCGGCTACCTGTCGACGCTGGGCAGTCACCGGGTCTCCTCGGACGCCCCGCTCGTACGGATGGGCGCGGACCGGGCGATCATCCGGGCGGCCGTCACCCAGGGCGAGCGCCAGCAGCTGGTCGAGCTGGAGCTGAACCCGGGGCGGGCGAACCGGGCCCGGATCAACCGGTCCTCGCAGGTCAGGCCGCGGGATGTGCTGGGGATCGTACGGACGGTGCTGTTCGCGCCGGAGGACCTGGCCCTGGTGAAGGGCGACCCCGGGGAGCGGCGCCGGTTCCTGGACGAGCTGGTCACGGCGCGTTCCCCGCGGATGGCGGCGGTCCGCTCCGACTACGAGCGGGTGCTCAAGCAGCGCAACACCCTGCTGAAGTCGGCGGCGATGGCGCGCCGGCACGGCGGGCGCTCCATGGACCTCTCCACCCTCGACGTGTGGGACCAGCACCTCGCGCGCGCGGGCGCGGAGCTGCTGGCGCAGCGGCTGGATCTGATCGCGACGCTGCTGCCGCTGGCGGACAAGGCGTACGAGCAGCTCGCGCCCGGCGGTGGCCCGCTGGGGCTGTCGTACAAGTCCTCCGCGGGCGAGCCGGTGGACAGCGGGGCGGCGCGCGGCCGTGAGGCGATATACGAGGTGCTGCTGGAGGCGCTGTCGCAGGTGCGCAAGCAGGAGATCGAGCGGGGTGTGACGCTGGTCGGTCCGCACCGCGACGATCTGCTGCTGCGGCTGGGGGAGCTGCCGGCGAAGGGGTACGCGAGCCACGGGGAGTCGTGGTCGTACGCGCTGGCCCTGCGGCTGGCCTCGTACGAGCTGCTGCGCTCGGAGGGTGCCGAGCCCGTGCTGATCCTGGACGACGTGTTCGCGGAGCTGGACGCGCGGCGCCGGGAGCGACTGGCGGAGCTGGTGGCGCCGGGTGAGCAGGTGCTGGTGACGGCGGCGGTGGACGATGACGTTCCGGGTGTGCTGGTGGGGGCGCGGTTCGGGGTGTCCGGCGGTGAGGTGACCCGGCTGTGAGCGATCAGGGCGGTCAGGGCAAGGAGCCCCGTAAGGCGCCGGAGCCCTCCGGTGTGGATCTGGCGCGGCAGGCGCTCGCCGCGGCGCGGGAGCAGGCGCGGGCCCGGGGCAACGCGGCGGGCGGGAAGAAGCGCCAGCAGGGTCCGGGGCTGCGCTCGGGGGCCCGTGCGGACGGCCGGGACCCGATGCCCTTGATGGCGGCGCTGGACCGGTTGCGCACGGAGCGCGGCTGGGAGATGCCGATGGCGGTGGCGGGTGTGATGGAGCGCTGGCCGGAGATCGTCGGCCCGGAGATCGCGGCGCACTGTGAACCGGAGCGGTACGAGGACCGTGAGCTCGTCGTGCGGTGCGATTCCTCGGCGTGGGCGGCGCAGCTGAAGCTGCTCGCTCCGCAGCTGGTGGCGCGGCTGAACGCGGACCTCGGGCAGGGCACCGTACGGCTGATCAAGGTGCAGGGGCCGGGCGGGCGGCCGAAGCGGTACGGGCCGTGGCGGGCGCCGGGGAGCACGGGTCCGGGGGACACCTACGGGTGAGGGCGGCGTCGGCGCGGGTGGTGTCCCTCACGGTAGTGGGAGGTTGACAGGCCGAAGCGCTGGGTGCCCGCGTGAGCCTCTTTGAGCCCCTTCCCGGATATGGGGAGTCGGAAGGTAGAGGTTCAGGGCGGCACATGCGGACTCAGGTACCGGCAAACCCCCATTCATGTCGGTGGTACCGGTAGACTGGAGCCAATCCCGCCCATTCGCGGGATCACGCAGACAACGCAGATCGACGCGGCCGCTCCTCCGGCGCACTCGCTGGTCCGGAGTACGGGCTGCGCTGTGCCAGAGAGGGCGCTTCGTGGCCGATTCCGGCGACTCCAACGAGAAGAATTACGACGCCAGTGCGATCCAGGTCCTCGAGGGCCTGGACGCGGTCCGCAAGCGGCCAGGCATGTACATCGGCTCGACCGGCGAGCGCGGCCTGCACCACCTGGTCCAGGAAGTCGTCGACAACTCCGTCGACGAGGCGATGGCCGGTCACGCGGACACGATCGACGTGACGATCCTGGCCGACGGCGGCGTCAGGGTGGTGGACAACGGTCGCGGTATCCCGGTCGGCATCGTTCCGTCCGAGGGGAAGCCGGCCGTCGAGGTCGTCCTGACGGTCCTGCACGCGGGCGGCAAGTTCGGCGGTGGCGGTTACGCCGTCTCCGGCGGTCTGCACGGCGTCGGTGTGTCCGTCGTGAACGCCCTTTCGACCAAGGTCGCGGTCGAGGTCAAGACGGACGGCCACCGCTGGACCCAGGACTACAAGCTGGGCGTGCCGACGGCTCCGCTGGCCAAGAACGAGGAGACGGAGGAGACCGGCACCTCGGTCACCTTCTGGGCCGACGGCGACATCTTCGAGACGACCGACTACTCCTTCGAGACGCTGTCGCGGCGCTTCCAGGAGATGGCCTTCCTGAACAAGGGCCTGACCCTGTCGCTGACCGATGAGCGCGAGTCGGCGAAGGCCACGGTCGGCGCCGACGACCCGGACGCGGAGGCGGCCGAGCCCGCGGCGCGCACGGTGAAGTACCACTACGAGGGCGGCATCGTCGACTTCGTGACGTACCTGAACTCGCGCAAGGGCGAGCTCATCCACCCGACCGTCATCGACGTCGAGGCCGAGGACAAGGAGCGCATGCTCTCGGTCGAGATCGCGATGCAGTGGAACTCGCAGTACACGGAGGGTGTGTACTCCTTCGCGAACACGATCCACACGCACGAGGGCGGTACGCACGAGGAGGGCTTCCGTGCGGCTCTGACGGGTCTGGTGAACCGTTACGCGCGCGACAAGAAGCTGCTGCGCGAGAAGGACGACAACCTCGCCGGCGAGGACATCCGCGAGGGTCTGACGGCGATCATCTCGATCAAGCTGGGCGAGCCGCAGTTCGAGGGCCAGACGAAGACCAAGCTGGGCAACACGGAGGCGAAGACCTTCGTGCAGAAGGTCGTGCACGAGCACCTCAACGACTGGTTCGACCGGAACCCGGTCGAGGCCGCGGACATCATCCGCAAGTCGATCCAGGCGGCCACGGCGCGCGTCGCGGCCCGCAAGGCCCGTGACCTGACGCGTCGCAAGGGTCTGCTGGAGAGCGCCTCGCTGCCGGGCAAGCTGTCGGACTGCCAGTCGAACGACCCGACGCAGTGCGAGATCTTCATCGTCGAGGGTGACTCGGCCGGCGGCTCCGCGAAGTCCGGCCGCAACCCGATGTACCAGGCCATCCTGCCGATCCGCGGCAAGATCCTGAACGTCGAGAAGGCCCGGATCGACAAGATCCTCCAGAACACCGAGGTCCAGGCGCTGATCAGCGCCTTCGGTACCGGTGTGCACGAGGACTTCGACATCGAGAAGCTCCGCTATCACAAGATCATCCTGATGGCGGACGCCGACGTCGACGGCCAGCACATCAACACCCTGCTGCTGACCTTCCTGTTCCGCTTCATGCGGCCGCTGGTCGAGGCCGGTCACGTGTACCTGTCCCGTCCGCCGCTCTACAAGATCAAGTGGGGCCGCGACGACTTCGAGTACGCGTACTCGGACCGCGAGCGCGACGCCCTGGTGGAGCTCGGCAAGCAGAACGGCAAGCGGATCAAGGAAGACTCGATCCAGCGCTTCAAGGGTCTGGGCGAGATGAACGCCGAGGAACTGCGCGTCACCACCATGGACGTGGACCACCGCGTGCTCGGCCAGGTCACCCTGGACGACGCGGCCCAGGCCGACGACCTGTTCTCGGTGCTGATGGGTGAGGACGTCGAGGCGCGGCGCTCCTTCATCCAGCGCAACGCCAAGGACGTTCGGTTCCTCGACATCTGAGTCGGCTCAGCTGACTGCCTGAAAGGACTTCTGACCAGCAATGGCCGACGAAACCACCCCCACCGCAGAGAACCCCGCGGAGGAGCAGCCCGTGCTGCGCATCGAGCCCGTCGGGCTCGAGACGGAGATGCAGCGCTCCTACCTCGACTACGCGATGTCCGTCATCGTCTCGCGCGCCCTGCCGGACGTGCGTGACGGCCTCAAGCCGGTGCACCGCCGTGTGCTGTACGCGATGTACGACGGCGGCTACCGGCCGGAGAAGGGCTTCTACAAGTGCGCCCGCGTCGTCGGTGACGTCATGGGCACGTACCACCCGCACGGCGACTCCTCGATCTACGACGCCCTGGTCCGCCTGGCGCAGCCGTGGTCGATGCGCATGCCGCTGGTGGACTCGAACGGCAACTTCGGCTCCCCGGGCAACGACCCGGCGGCCGCGATGCGCTACACCGAGTGCAAGCTGATGCCGCTGGCCATGGAGATGCTCCGGGACATCGACGAGGAGACCGTCGACTTCACGGACAACTACGACGGCCGCAACCAGGAGCCCACCGTCCTGCCGGCGCGGTTCCCCAACCTGCTCATCAACGGCTCGGCCGGTATCGCTGTCGGCATGGCGACCAACATCCCGCCGCACAACCTCCGCGAGGTCGCGGCGGGCGCGCAGTGGGCGCTGGAGCACCCGGACGCCTCGCACGAGGAGCTGCTCGACGCGCTCCTGGAGCGCATCAAGGGCCCCGACTTCCCGACCGGCGCCCTGGTCGTCGGCCGCAAGGGCATCGAGGAGGCGTACCGGACCGGTCGCGGCTCCATCACGATGCGCGCGGTGGTCGCGGTCGAGGAGATCCAGAACCGCCAGTGCCTGGTGGTCACGGAGCTTCCGTACCAGACCAACCCCGACAACCTCGCGCAGAAGATCGCGGACCTGGTGAAGGACGGCAAGGTCGGCGGCATCGCCGACGTCCGTGACGAGACCTCGTCGCGGACCGGCCAGCGCCTGGTGATCGTCCTCAAGCGCGACGCCGTCGCCAAGGTCGTGCTGAACAACCTGTACAAGCACACCGACCTGCAGACGAACTTCGGCGCGAACATGCTGGCGCTGGTGGACGGCGTGCCGCGCACGCTGTCGATCGACGCGTTCATCCGTCACTGGGTGCAGCACCAGATCGAGGTCATCGTCCGGCGGACGAAGTTCCGCCTGCGCAAGGCGGAGGAGCGGGCGCACATCCTGCGCGGCCTGCTCAAGGCGCTGGACGCCATCGACGAGGTCATCGCCCTCATCCGGCGCAGCAACACCGTCGAGATCGCGCGCGAGGGCCTGATGGGCCTGCTGGAGATCGACGAGATCCAGGCGAACGCGATCCTGGAGATGCAGCTGCGGCGCCTGGCGGCACTGGAGCGGCAGAAGATCGTCGCCGAGCACGACGAACTCCAGGCGAAGATCAACGAGTACAACGCGATCCTGGCCTCGCCGGAGAAGCAGCGCTCGATCGTCAGCGAGGAACTGGCGGCGATCGTCGAGAAGTTCGGCGACGACCGGCGTTCCAAGCTGGTGCCCTTCGACGGCGACATGTCCATGGAGGACCTGATCGCCGAAGAGGACATCGTCGTCACGATCACGCACGGCGGCTACGTCAAGCGCACCAAGACCGAGGACTACCGCTCGCAGAAGCGCGGCGGCAAGGGCGTGCGCGGTACGAAGCTGAAGCAGGACGACCTGGTCGACCACTTCTTCGTCTCCACCACGCACCACTGGCTGCTGTTCTTCACGAACAAGGGCCGGGTCTACCGGTCCAAGGCGTACGAGCTTCCGGACGCCGGCCGTGACGCGCGCGGGCAGCACGTGGCGAACCTGCTGGCCTTCCAGCCGGACGAGAAGATCGCGCAGATCCTCGCCATCCGCGACTACGAGGCGGCGCCGTACCTGATCCTGGCCACCAAGGGCGGCCTGGTGAAGAAGACGGCGCTGAAGGACTACGACTCGCCCCGTTCGGGCGGCGTCATCGCGATCAACCTCCGGGAGACGGGCGCCGACGGCGGCGACGGCACTGCCGACGAGCTGATCGGTGCGGAGCTGGTGTCCGCCGAGGACGACCTGCTGCT from Streptomyces sp. NBC_00190 harbors:
- the dnaN gene encoding DNA polymerase III subunit beta, with amino-acid sequence MKIRVERDVLAEAVAWAARSLPARPPVPVLAGLLLKAEEGTLSLSGFDYEVSARVSVEADVEEDGTVLVSGRLLADICRALPNRPVEISTEGVRATVVCGSSRFTLHTLPVEEYPALPQMPTATGTVPGEVFASAAAQVAIAAGRDDTLPVLTGVRIEIEGDRVTLASTDRYRFAVREFLWKPENPDASAVALVPAKTLLDTAKSLTSGDTVTLALSGSGAGEGLIGFEGAGRRTTTRLLEGDLPKYRTLFPTEFNSIAVIETAPFVEAVKRVALVAERNTPVRLSFEQGVLILEAGSSDDAQAVERVDAKLEGDDISIAFNPTFLLDGLSAIDSPAAQLSFTTSTKPALLSGRPAVDAEADEAYKYLIMPVRLSG
- the gnd gene encoding phosphogluconate dehydrogenase (NAD(+)-dependent, decarboxylating); protein product: MELGLVGLGKMGGNMRERIRRAGHTVIGYDRNPDLADVHSLTELVNSLPAPRVVWVMVPAGEATQSTVDELAELLSIGDIVVDGGNSRWTDDEKHAAELAAKGIGFVDCGVSGGVWGLENGYALMYGGEKDHVARVQPIFDALKPEGDFGAVHAGKVGAGHFAKMVHNGIEYAMMQAYAEGWELLEKVDSVTDVREVFRSWQEGTVIRSWLLDLAVNALDEDEHLEQLRGFAQDSGEGRWTVEAAIDNAVPLPAITASLFARFASRQDDSPQMKMIAALRNQFGGHAVEKA
- the recF gene encoding DNA replication/repair protein RecF (All proteins in this family for which functions are known are DNA-binding proteins that assist the filamentation of RecA onto DNA for the initiation of recombination or recombinational repair.), giving the protein MHVSHLSLADFRSYARAEVPLDPGVTAFVGPNGQGKTNLVEAIGYLSTLGSHRVSSDAPLVRMGADRAIIRAAVTQGERQQLVELELNPGRANRARINRSSQVRPRDVLGIVRTVLFAPEDLALVKGDPGERRRFLDELVTARSPRMAAVRSDYERVLKQRNTLLKSAAMARRHGGRSMDLSTLDVWDQHLARAGAELLAQRLDLIATLLPLADKAYEQLAPGGGPLGLSYKSSAGEPVDSGAARGREAIYEVLLEALSQVRKQEIERGVTLVGPHRDDLLLRLGELPAKGYASHGESWSYALALRLASYELLRSEGAEPVLILDDVFAELDARRRERLAELVAPGEQVLVTAAVDDDVPGVLVGARFGVSGGEVTRL
- a CDS encoding DUF721 domain-containing protein, which translates into the protein MSDQGGQGKEPRKAPEPSGVDLARQALAAAREQARARGNAAGGKKRQQGPGLRSGARADGRDPMPLMAALDRLRTERGWEMPMAVAGVMERWPEIVGPEIAAHCEPERYEDRELVVRCDSSAWAAQLKLLAPQLVARLNADLGQGTVRLIKVQGPGGRPKRYGPWRAPGSTGPGDTYG
- the gyrB gene encoding DNA topoisomerase (ATP-hydrolyzing) subunit B, with translation MCQRGRFVADSGDSNEKNYDASAIQVLEGLDAVRKRPGMYIGSTGERGLHHLVQEVVDNSVDEAMAGHADTIDVTILADGGVRVVDNGRGIPVGIVPSEGKPAVEVVLTVLHAGGKFGGGGYAVSGGLHGVGVSVVNALSTKVAVEVKTDGHRWTQDYKLGVPTAPLAKNEETEETGTSVTFWADGDIFETTDYSFETLSRRFQEMAFLNKGLTLSLTDERESAKATVGADDPDAEAAEPAARTVKYHYEGGIVDFVTYLNSRKGELIHPTVIDVEAEDKERMLSVEIAMQWNSQYTEGVYSFANTIHTHEGGTHEEGFRAALTGLVNRYARDKKLLREKDDNLAGEDIREGLTAIISIKLGEPQFEGQTKTKLGNTEAKTFVQKVVHEHLNDWFDRNPVEAADIIRKSIQAATARVAARKARDLTRRKGLLESASLPGKLSDCQSNDPTQCEIFIVEGDSAGGSAKSGRNPMYQAILPIRGKILNVEKARIDKILQNTEVQALISAFGTGVHEDFDIEKLRYHKIILMADADVDGQHINTLLLTFLFRFMRPLVEAGHVYLSRPPLYKIKWGRDDFEYAYSDRERDALVELGKQNGKRIKEDSIQRFKGLGEMNAEELRVTTMDVDHRVLGQVTLDDAAQADDLFSVLMGEDVEARRSFIQRNAKDVRFLDI
- the gyrA gene encoding DNA gyrase subunit A; the encoded protein is MADETTPTAENPAEEQPVLRIEPVGLETEMQRSYLDYAMSVIVSRALPDVRDGLKPVHRRVLYAMYDGGYRPEKGFYKCARVVGDVMGTYHPHGDSSIYDALVRLAQPWSMRMPLVDSNGNFGSPGNDPAAAMRYTECKLMPLAMEMLRDIDEETVDFTDNYDGRNQEPTVLPARFPNLLINGSAGIAVGMATNIPPHNLREVAAGAQWALEHPDASHEELLDALLERIKGPDFPTGALVVGRKGIEEAYRTGRGSITMRAVVAVEEIQNRQCLVVTELPYQTNPDNLAQKIADLVKDGKVGGIADVRDETSSRTGQRLVIVLKRDAVAKVVLNNLYKHTDLQTNFGANMLALVDGVPRTLSIDAFIRHWVQHQIEVIVRRTKFRLRKAEERAHILRGLLKALDAIDEVIALIRRSNTVEIAREGLMGLLEIDEIQANAILEMQLRRLAALERQKIVAEHDELQAKINEYNAILASPEKQRSIVSEELAAIVEKFGDDRRSKLVPFDGDMSMEDLIAEEDIVVTITHGGYVKRTKTEDYRSQKRGGKGVRGTKLKQDDLVDHFFVSTTHHWLLFFTNKGRVYRSKAYELPDAGRDARGQHVANLLAFQPDEKIAQILAIRDYEAAPYLILATKGGLVKKTALKDYDSPRSGGVIAINLRETGADGGDGTADELIGAELVSAEDDLLLISKKAQSIRFTATDDALRPMGRATSGVKGMSFREGDELLSMSVVRPGTFVFTATDGGYAKRTPVDEYRVQGRGGLGIKAAKIVEDRGSLVGALVVDETDEILAITLSGGVIRTRVNEVRETGRDTMGVQLINLGKRDAVVGIARNAEAGQEADEVEADEIETAAADGQAAEAAEGTQPSAGEHEE